GCGCGAGGCCTCGCTCAGCTCGGTGGTGGAGATGCCATCGCGGAAGCCCCGCACCCGGTTGTTCATCACCACGTGGCCGGGGCCGTTGACCAGGATGCCCTCGCCGCGGTTGTTGCCGTTGGTGCCGTAGGCGGCCTCATTCCAGGCCGTCGTGCCGACCACGGTGTTGTCGGCGATGTAGCAGTCCTCCGACGGACTGAGCATCACGATGCCGTTGCCGTCGTTGACGCTGGCCTGGGCGTTGACGGTGTTGCCGACCACGGCGATGCCCAGCGACTGGTTGATGCGGATGCGGCCGTTGACGGTGAGCCCGCGCAGCTGCAGGTGCTGGCGGCCGATCAGGGTGAGGTCACCGCTGATGACCACGCTGCCCGCGGCAGCGCCGGCGGCGGCGCGGATCACCAGCGGCCGGGCGGCGGTGCCGTCCTTCTCCACCGAGGGCGAGGCGTAGGTGCCCGCGCCCAGCTCCAGGATGTCGCCGGGCTGCGCACCAGCCATCACGCTGTTGAAGGTGGCCGGCGTGACGGCCTTGATCGTGCCGCCGGCCAGCGGCTGGGGCACCGCCCGGGTGGCCACGGTGACGCTACGAGTTGCCGAGCCGCCATCAGGATCCACGAGGCTGAGTTCGACCTCGTAGCTCGTGCCGGGTTGCAGGTCGAACACGCTGCCGGAGTGGCGCGTGGCCCAGCTGAAGCCCCCTGCGCTGCCGGCGGCCACACGGCGCAGCGGCGCGCCGGTGGACCAGCTGCTGCTGCCCACCGGGCGGTGGCGCACGTTGACCACCGCGTTGGCGTTGGCGTCGCCGGTGAAGGCCCACTCCACCGTCAGGTTCTGCAGCGTCGGGTTGGGCGTGGTGACCGCACCGGCGACCGACGTATCGGCCGGGTCGGACGAGGGCGGCGGCGGGGGCGTGGGGGACGGGCCCGGGGATGGACCTGGGGATGGGGATGGACCTGGGGATGGGGCGGGACCTGGGGATGGTGTCGGCGAGGGGCTCGGCGTGGGCGCGGGATCGGCCGGCGCATCGGCCGATCCCCCACCGCCGCCACAGGCCGCCAGCGTGACCAGCACAGCCGCCTGGGTAGCGATGAAGAGCCCGCGCAACGCCTGCAGGCGGGGCGAGGGGGGTGGCGGTGGCGTCATGGGGCAGCCCATGTGCAGGTCCTCAGATCCGCGGCCCGTAGACCGGCAGCGCCGTGCCGTACTCGTAGGCGCCGGCATCGGGCTTGGTGCCGGTGAAGCCGTCGTTGATGCCCGGCAGCACCTGGCCGACGTCGGTGGCGCCGCCGCCGGCACGCAGGCGCAGGTCGGGCGCGGTGAACTGCGTCATCGCCGCGGCGGGGAAGGCGACGGTGGCGGCAAAGGCCGTCAGCCCCACCTGCACCGCGTTCTTCTCGGTGGTCTTGGCGCGCAGGTCGGCCAGGGTCGAGGTGCGCAGGCTGCCTACCTGGGCGTTGAAGGTGCCGAGCGTGGAGCCGAGCGCGTCGTAGTCGATCGACGAGGAGGCGGTGTCCAGGTAGTACTGGTCGATCACCCGGCCGCTGCCCGAGGAGTAGCCGCCCCAGGTGCCGCCCGGCCCGCCGATGAAAAGGTTGTTGCGCGACAAGAGGTTGTAGATGGGTACGCCCGGGTAGGCGCCGAAGGCATCGCCGTTCTTGACGATGGTGTTGTGCAGCAGCACGTCGCCGTAGCTGGTGCGGTAGAGCTTGAAGCCCACGTGCGCCACGTTGTAGGCCACGTTGCGGATGAACCAGGTCGGCCCGCCCAGCCCCGGCTGCGAGGACATCGCGATGAAGGTGTTGGTCAGCCGGTTGCGCATGATGCGGCAGTTGTGGTGGCAGAAGTCCGCCTCGATCGCGTCGTCGGCCGTCTCGCTGATGTCGTTGTTCAGCACGTCGATGCTGTACTGCTTGACCGCCTCCGTGCCCTCCAAAAAGGAGATGCCGTCGCGGAAGCCCTTGACGCGGTTGTTCATGATCACGTGGCCCGGACCGCTCACCAGGATGCCCTCGCCCCAGTTGTCGCCGTTCACGCCGAGCGAGCTGTTGGCCCAGACCGTCGTGCCGTTGACGGTGTTGTCGGCGATGTAGGCATTCTCGGAGGCGTTCCAGGTGACGATGCCATCGCCGTCGCCCACGCTGCGCTGCGCATTGACGGTGTTGCCGACGATCGCCACCCCCAGCGAGGAATTGAAGCGGATGCGCCCGTTCACCGTCAGCCCGCGGATCTGCACGTACTTGCGGCTGATCAGCGAGAGCTCGCCGTTGACGATCACGCTGCCCTTGGCCAGGCCGGTCTTGGGCCGCACGACGATCGGCTTGGCCTCGGTACCGTCCTTGGTCAGCGAGAAGGCGGCGTAGCTGCCGGCAGCCAGCTCGATGATGTCGCCCGGCACGGCCGCGGCCAGCACCGTCTTGTAGTTGGCCGTGGTGGCGGCCTTGATCGGCGCGCCCGCCATCGGCTGCGGCACGGCACGGGTGGCCACCGTGACGGTGCGGGTGGTGGAGCCGCCGTCGGCATCGACCAGCGCCAACTCCAGGTCATAGCTGGTGCCGGGCTGCAGGTCGAACACGCTGCCCGAGTGGCGCGTGGCCCAGCTGAAACCCGAGGTGCTGGCTGCCTGGATGCGCCGCAGCGGCGCACCGACCGTCCAGGCGGTGGTACCGGTCTTCCGGTAGCGCACGTTCACGACAGCGCTCTTGTTGGCGTCGCCGGTGAAGGCCCACTCGACGGTGAGGTTCTGCAGCGTCGGATTGGGCAGGGTGATGGTGCCGGGCACCGAGACGTAGGCCGGGTCGACCGCCAGGGCGCTCATCGTGCCGCCGGTGTCAGCCGAGGTGGCGGTGGAACCGGTGGTGTCGGCGGCCACGGTGAGCTGGGCGGTGTCCGATTCCGCCGCAGCGGCGTCGCGGCCGCTGCCGTAGTCCTCGGCAGTGGCGCGGCTGTCATCGGCCGGTGCGTTGGCGGTGGTCGCGGTGGTCGGCGCATCGGCCTCGGCCGTGGAGTCCGTGCCCCCACCGCAGGCAGCCAGCGAGGCCAGCGCCCCCACCAGGGCCAGTTGGAGGAGCCCCAGGCGAGGGCGGGTGGAAGAAGCAAGGGCGATCGGATGCATGGGGTACTGCCTCGGGTTGCGGTCGATGGGGCCATTGTTCGCAGCCGTTCGCCGCGTACGGGTATCGAGCTGCAAGGTGACATCCCCTTACGTCCCTGCACCCAGGCCCGACCGAACCCAACGGCGGGGAGCCCGCTCCGTGCGCTGCTGCACACTCTTTGCCCGCACGGTGGCCCGTGCTGCGCCACGGCATCGCCAACCGGACCGCCAGGCACCCGGGTGACAGCCGGCCGGTGGGCGGTTGCGTTACAACTGGTCCCACGCTCCGGCAACATGCCGATGCAATCGCCAGCACCGCCGAAACATCCGACACACCCTCCGCAGCCCATGACCGCAGCCCTGTTCTCGCCCTTCCACAGCACCCACCTGGACCTGCCGCACCGTGTGGTGATGGCACCGCTCACCCGCAACCGCGCGCCCGGCCAGGTGCCGAACGAGGCGATGGTCGAGTACTACCGCCAGCGCGCCAACCCGGACAGCGGCGCAGCGCTGATCGTCAGCGAGGGCACGCCGATCAGCCCGCTGGCGCATGGCTACCTCGACACCCCGGGGATCTACACGCCCGAGCAGGTGGCCGGCTGGCGCCGCGTCACCGATGCGGTGCACGCCGAGGGCGGCAAGATCGTGACGCAGATCTGGCACGTGGGCCGCATCTCCCACAGCTCGCTGCTGCCCGGCGGCGCCCAGCCGGTGTCCGCCACCGCCCGGGCGGCCCAGAGCAAGACCTACATCGCCGGCGGCTTTGCCGACGTGTCCGCGCCGCGCGCGCTGCGCACCGAAGAGATCGCCGGCATCGTGGCCGACTACGCCCACGCGGCGCGCTGCGCGGTGGAGGCCGGCTTCGACGGTGTCGAGATCCACGGCGCCAACGGCTACCTGGTCGAGCAGTTCCTGCGCGACCGCATCAACGACCGCACCGACGCCTACGGTGGCGCGATCGCCAACCGGGTGCGCTTCCTGGCCGAGGTGATGCAGGCGGTGGTGGGGGCCATCGGCGCCGCGCGCACCGCGATCCGCCTCAGCCCGGTGACCCCCGCCAACGACGCCGCGCTGGACAGCGACCCGCAGGCGCTGTTCAACGCGGTGGGCGACATGCTCGGCGAGCTGGGCCTGCTGTATGTGCACGTCGTCGAGGGCCAGACCGGCGGCGCGCGCGACTACGCCCCCTTCGACTACGCCGCGCTGCGCCAGCGCTGCCGCAGCACCTGGATGGTCAACAACGGCTATGACCTGGCGATGGCCGAGGCGGCGGTGGCCGAGGGCCGCGCCGACCTGGTCGCCTTCGGCAAGGCCTTCATCGCCAACCCCGATCTGACGCTGCGCCTGCGCCAGGGCGCCCCGCTGAACAACGTGAACAGCGACACCCTCTACGGCGGCGGCACGGCCGGCTACCTGGACTACCCACGCTGGCAGCCGGCGGCCTGATTTGTATCCAGCCCGTTGTTCGTGACCCAACGCACGTCCGGGGGATGCAAGCAGGCGTGACAGGTATTACAGTGCGGTTCCGTCGCTGAACGGCCCATAGCGGGCCCGGACCTTGCTTTGAGCCCTCGCCTGACCACCCCTCCCTCGCTTGCCGCCCGTCATCGCCGCCTGCCCTGGCTGGCTCAGCTGACGTTGGCGCTGGTCACGTGGGCCGGGCCGGGCTGGGCGGCGCCCGCCGACGAGGCCTCGGCGGCCCCACCGCCCGCAGCGAACCGCCTGCTCGACGCGCCGGACCCCGAGCCGGTGGTCGAGCCCATCCGCAGCGGCGGCCCGAACAAGCCCTACGCCGTGGGCGACCAGATCTACGTGCCCGACACCGAGGACCGTGCTGACCGTCAGGTCGGCCTGGCCTCCTGGTATGCCCACAAGTTCCACGGCCGGCGCACCGCCAGCGGCGAGGTTTACAACCTCTGGGGCATGACGGCCGCGCACGTCACCCTGCCGATCCCGAGCTACGCCCGCATCCGCAACCCGAAGAACGGCCGCACGGTGATCGTGCGCATCAACGACCGCGGGCCCTTTGCGCACAACCGCGTCATCGACCTGTCCTGGGCGGCGGCGGCCAAGCTCGACCTGCTGCGCAACGTCGGCACCGTCGAGATCGAGCGCATCACCGAAGACGAAATCCGCAGCGGCCGCTGGAAGGCCGGTGCCGATGCGGCCGATGCCCCGGTGACCTACGAGATCGCCGGCGGTGAACGCCTGGGCAACACCAACCTGGCCCAGCTCGCCAGGCTCGGCCCCTTCGCCCCACTCGCCCCGGCCGCCCGCAAGCCGGCCGGCAAGGCCGCCAAGGCAGGCAAGGCCGGCCCGGCGGGTACGCCCGAGCCCACCGGCGCGCCGGACGGGATCCCCGAGGCCACGCTGGCCCTGGCCACCCCCGCCGCAATCACCTCCGCCGCCACCACCACCGCACCGGCCGCAACTCCGGCCGCCGCCAGCGCCGCCCTGAAAACGCTGCGCAGCGAGCGCGCCGGCACCCAGGCCGCACGCGGCTGGTGGCTGCAGCTGGGCGCCTTCAAGAGCCAGGACAGCGCCGACGGCTTCTACCAGCGCCTGGGCGGCCTGCTCAAGGGGCTGGACCCGCTGCTGACCATGTTCCAGGAAACCCAGCAGCACATGGTGCAGGCCGGCCCCTTCGACACCCGCGAGGAAGCCGCCCGCTTCGGCACCCGCCTGCGCGAACTGCTCACCGGCCTGACGCCCACGCTGGTCGAGCGCAAGTGACCTCTGCGCCGTCAGGCGCAACGGGGGTGGTTCAAATCACGATCGGCTCGGGTTCGAGCCGGATGCCGAACCGGCCGTAGACGCTCTCCTGGATCGCCCGCGCCAGCGTCATCACCTCGCCCCCGCGCGCCCCGCCACGGTTGACCAGCACCAGCGCCTGCCGCTCGTACACGCCCGCGGCGCCCACGCTCTTGCCCTTCCAGCCGCAGGCGTCGATCAGCCAGCCGGCCGCCAGCTTGAACTGGCCGTCCGCCATCGGGTAGTGCACCAGGTGCGGGTCGCGCGCGATGATGTCGCGGCACTGCTCGGGCGTGACCACCGGGTTCTTGAAGAAGCTGCCGGCGTTGCCGATCACCGCCGGGTCGGGCAGCTTGGCACGGCGGATCTCGCAGACCCAGTCGAACACCTGCCGCGCGCTCGGCAGCCGACCCTCGATGAAGCCGGCGTCCTCGCACTTGCGCTGCAGGTCCAGGTACTCCAGCACCGGCCGCCAGGGCCGCGGCAGGCGCAGGCGCACCCGCGTGATCACGCTCTTGCCGGCCAGGTCCTGCTTGAACACGCTGTCGCGGTAGCCGAATCGGCAGCGCATGCGGTCCAGCGTGATCGCCCGGCCCGAGACCAGGTCCACCGCGTCGAGCGAATCGAAGCGGTCCGCCAGCTCCAGCCCGTAGGCGCCGATGTTCTGCACCGGCGCTGCGCCCACCGTGCCGGGGATCAGCGCCAGGTTCTCCAGCCCGCCCAGGCCCTGGTCGAGCGTCCAGGCCACCAGGTCGTGCCAGCGCTCGCCCGCCCCGGCCTCGACGATCACCGCGTCGGCGCGCTCTTCCACGATGCGCAGGCCGCGGATCTCCACCTTCAGCACGGTGGCCGCCAGGTCGCGGGTGAACACGATGTTGCTGCCGCCGCCCAGGATGAACTTGGGCGAGCGGCCCAGCTCGGGGTGGTCGACGACGCGGCGCACGTCGGCCGCCTCCTCGATGTGCACGAGGGTGGCCGCCACCGCGGGCAGGCCGAAGGTGTTGCAGTCCTGGAGATTAACGCCGGTTTCGATGCGCATGGCAGAATTTTCACCGATCCCACACCAAGCCCCTCCAGGGCAGAGAGCCGCACCATGCCCAGCTTCGACACCGTCCTCGAACCCAACCTCGTCGAGGTCAAGAACGCCATCGATCAGTCCAACAAAGAAATCGGCACCCGCTTCGACTTCAAGGGCAGCGACGCCCGCATCGAGCAGAAGGACAAGGAGCTGACGCTGCATGCCGACAACGACTTCCAGCTCCAGCAGGTCACCGACATCCTGCTGGCCAAGATGAGCAAGCGCGGCGTGGACATCCGCTTCCTGGACACCAGCGCCAAGCCCGAGAAGATGAGCCACGACAAGCTCAAGCAGAAGGTGATCGTCAAGGCCGGCATCGAGAGCGACGTGGCCAAGAAGATCCAGAAGGCCATCAAGGACAGCAAGATGAAGGTCCAGGCCAGCATCCAGGGCGACACCGTGCGCGTCACCGGCGCCAAGCGCGACGACCTGCAGGCCGCGATGGCGCTGCTGAAGAAGGAGATCGACGACATGCCGCTGAGCTTCAACAACTTCAGGGATTGAGGGGCGGAAGCTCTTCGCCGAAAAAATCCTGCCGGAAGCGCCCGATCTGGTGCATGCGCTCGTGCAGGATCGTCACGATGCCGATGTCGCCGTCCGACAGCCACTTCCAGTACATGAAGTGGCGCTCGTAGCGAAAGAAGAAACCTTCCACGCCGAACTCCGCCGGCACGGGCCGAGAGGCCACGCCACGGGACTCGATGCGCTCGAAGGCCTCGAACAGCCCAGTGATGTAGCGCTCGGCTTGGGCGTCTCCCCAGCGATCACGCGTGTAGCGATAGATCTCATCCAGCCGCCAGGACGCCGCCTCCTGGATACGGATCGCCGGCATCGCTCAAGCCCCTTTCGGGCCTGAGCGGGCGTTGCGCGCCAGCACATCCGCAGCCGTCAAGGGTCGGTAAGCGGACTCCGGTGCGGCAAAGGCGTGGGCCAGTTCGGCCCGCAGCCGCTCGAAGTTCGCTTGCTCGGAGCGCTCCATGTCACGCCGGATGAGGTCGCGCAGGTACTCGCTCACGTTGTCGTAGGCGCCGTTTTCACTCACATTGGCAGCGACAAAGTCGCTGAGCGTGGCGTTGAGGCGCACGGTCATCGTGGTGGTCTGGGTCATGGCGGAGTCTGCCTCTGGGTGAGCGATGTCTTCAATATACTGAAATATCAATACAGACGCCGGGTTGAATCCTTCGCCCGAACCTACCGCTCCCCCTTCGCCTCCCACGCCACCCGCCGCGCAAACGCCTTCGAGCGCCAGCGGATCATCCGCCGCCACGGCTCGAACCAGCCGACCCGCCGCCACCCCGGCCCGCGCTGCGCCGGGCTGGCGTCCGGCCACCAGGGAATCGGTAGCCAGTCGTGGTCGGCATCGTCACGCAGCTCACGCGCGTTGTTGATCCAGCTGTCCAGCCGCTCGAAGGGCTCGCGCGTCTCCAGACGCCAGCGGCACCAGGTGTCGTCGATGTGGGTCACGTCGCGCCAGCCGGCCCAGATCACCGCCTTCGCCTCGCTCCACTCGACGCCTCGCTGAGCGGCGATGCGGCACAGCCGCGCTCGGATCACCTCCACCGCCTGGCGGACCTCGTCGGGCCACTGCGGCGCATCCGGGTGCACCGGTTCGGCCAGCCAGTCCAGCTCCATCGGGTGCTCACGGTGCCAGGAGAAGTGAACCAGCTTGCCGGCCCTGCGGCTGAACAGCAGGGTACTCAGGTCCCGCGCGGCCCCGTGCAGCCAGCCCTTGGGCCGATCGAACCACAGCGCCGGCTGCACACCCAGGCCGTGCGCCCGCTCCAGGTGCCGCGCCAGCGACCGCAGCAGGGGCGCGCTGTCGGCCTGCAGGCGCCAGCGCAGATCCTCGCGCGCCGCCACCACGCGCCGCAAGGTGTAGTAAGCGGCCGGGAAGTCGCTGTCGTCCTTCTGCCCTTCCCAGGGCTGCAGCCACAGCAGGGGCCATTGCGGGTCGATGCCGGCCGGCAGCTCGGCCCGCGCCCGTGCCAGCCCCACCAGCGCGGCCGGGCTGCGCCACTGCCAGATCCGCGTGGCCCAGGCCGCCAGGCGGCGGCGACGGCGCGCCGTTTCCTCACCCGCCGGCGCCTGCACCGGCTGCTTGCGCACATCTCCCGCCGTCCGGGGTGCATCCGGGCGGGCGACCAGCGAGCCGGTCCAGGCCATCCAGGCCGGCAGGGCCAGCGCCGGCCCCCGGAACAGCGGGTGCAGCACCTCGCAGCGCATCGGCGCGGCGCCCAGCGCCTCGCGCTCGACCAGCCGCTGTGCCAGCAGCCGCAGGTGCCCGGCCCGGCGCGCAGCCACGCAGGCCTGCCAGCGGCGCCGCAGCGCCTCGTCCAACCCTGCGTCGTCGAGCTGCCAGGGGCTGAAGGGGCGATCCAGGCGCTCCCGGGCGCGGTCGTGCAGCCGGCAGGCGCGCTCCCACTCCTCGAGTGCAATGCGCCGAAGCGCCGGGAAGTCACCGTCCGCATACACCAGCAGCTCGCCATCGACGCGACGAACCACGGCCACCGGGGTATCGAAGGGCGCCAGGATGCAAGGCGTGCCGTGCGCCAACCCAGGGGTGTCCGCCAGCCTCCCGACAAATTCGATCCGCCCCAGCGCGCTCAGCTTTCCCCAGTACGGGTCGGACGAATCGCCACAGGTCACCGTGTCCCCAACCTGCCACTCCCACGCTTCGTTCATGTGCATCTCCCGCGTCGTGTTGCTTCGAAACCGGATTCTTCCGCAGCACTGGCTCACCTGGTGAGCCCATCGAGGCACAGACTGGTCACAGTCCACCACAAACCGCCATGAACACCCATCCACCCCGCTTCACCCGCCAGCGCATCGACTCGCCGCATGTCATCACCTTCTGCGCCGAGATGGGCGCGCTGCTGCTGGCCGCCCGGGCACGCCAGCGCAACCCGCAACGCGGCGCAGCGCGTGAGACCGCCCGGGACCCGGCGCAGCGGTTGAACGGCGACATCGCCGAGCTGATGCAGGCCGTGAAGACCTACGCCGAGACGATGCAACGCATCCGCAGCCGCATCCTGGCGCCCGAGATCGCCTTGTCCGGCGAGCCGCAGGCCACCTTCGACCAGTGCCGGCTTGCACTTTCTTTCTGGCAACACCGCAGTGAACGCGCTCGCGCCGAACAATGGCGCGAGCGCAGCGACCCGGCCCCCTTCGCCCTGGCCGCCTGCTGGGACAGCCTGATCGCCCAGGCGCTGGACGGCCTGGAAGGCGCTGGACGGCAGGAAGCGCACCGACCGGCTCGAAGAGGCCCGCGCCGAGCTGCGGCGCTTCCACCACCGGCTGTGCACCCTGCGCGTGCTGGACCCGGCCTGCGGCAGCGGCAACTTCCTGTACGTGACGCTGGAGCACCTCAAGCGCCTGGAGGCCGAGGTGCTGGATGCGCTGGCCGCCCTGGGCGACACGCAGAGCCGCCTGGGCCTGGAGGGCGAGACGGTGACGCTGCAGCAGTTCCTGGGCATCGAGCTGAACCCGCGCGCGGCGGCGCTGGCCGAGCTGGTGCTGTGGATCGGCTGGCTGCAGTGGCAGATCCGCAGCTTCGGCAACCAGAGCGTGGCCGAGCCGGTGGTGCACGACTACCGCAACATCGAATGCCGGGATGCGGTGCTGGCCTGGGACGCGCAGGAGCCGGCCTGCGGGGCGGACGGGAAGTTGTTGACGCGCTGGGATGGCCGCACGAAGAAGCGCCATCCGGTCACCGGCAAGGAGGTGCCGGACGAGGCGGCGCAGGTGCCGCAGTGGCGCTACCTGAACCCACGTGCCGCCGATTGGCCGCAGGCCGACTTCATCATCGGCAACCCGCCCTTCATCGGCGCCGGGCCGATGCGCGAGTCGCTGGGCGACGGCTACGTGGAGGCCCTGCGCGCCAGCTGGCCGGCCGTGCCCGACAGCGCCGACTTCGTGATGTTCTGGTGGGCCAAGGCCGCCGCCGAGGTGCGCGCCGGGCGGGCGCAGCGGCTGGGGCTGATCACCACCAAGGCCATCTGGCAGACCTTCAACCGCCGTGTGGTGGAGGCGGCGCTGGCCAGTGATGTCGCCCATCTCACTTTTGCGATTCCCAACCACCCCTGGGTGGACAGCGCCGACGGCGCGGCGGTGCGCATCGCGATGACGGTGCTGGCGCCCGGCGCTGCCCCCGGCAAGCTGGTGACGGTCACCGCCGAGCACGAAACCGACAGCGGCGAGGTACAGGTCGAGCTGGCCGAGCGCAGTGGCGTTCTGCACGCCGACCTGCACATCGGCGCGAACGTGACCGCCGCCCGGCCGCTGCGCGCCAACTTGGGCATCTCCTCGCGCGGCGTTTCGTTGCACGGTGCGGGCTTCATCGTGACACCAGCGGAGGCACTGGCCCTGCTGCCAGGCGCCAGCTTGGCAAATGAGGGTTTACCCCCCCCCCCGCAATTCCAGCGTCATTCGCGCATACCGCAACGGCCGGGACCTGACCGACCGGCCGCGCGGTGTGCAGGTGATCGATCTGTTCGGGCTCACGGCTGAAGACGTGCGCTCCCGCTACCCGGCGGTCTACCAGTGGGTCGCGGAACGAGTGAAGCCGGAGCGGGATGCCAAGGCGCAGAGCAAGGACGGCGCCGCCTACGCTCGGCTGTGGTGGCTGTTCGGCAAGCCGCGCCAGGAACTGCGTGCGTATCTCTCCGGTTTGCCGCGCTACATCGCCACCGTCGAAACCTCCAAGCACCGACACTTCCAGTTCCTCAGCATGGACGTGCTGCCGGACAACAAGCTGGTTGCCATCGCGCTGAGTGACGCGCTGCACCTGGGCGTGCTATCCAGCGCCGTGCACGTCGACTGGGCGCTGGCCACCGGCAGCCGGCTGGGCGTCGGCAACGACCCGGTCTACGTCAAGACACGCTGCCTGGAGACCTTCCCGTTCCCGGACGCCACCGACGACGACACCGGCCTGACGCCCGCGCTGGCCGAGCGCATCCGCACGCTGGCCGAGCAGATCGACGCGCACCGCAAGGCGCGGCAGGCGGCGCACGAAGCGGTCACCCTCACCGGCCTGTACAACGTGCTGGCCAAGCTACGCCGCGGCGAGGCGCTGACCGCCAAGGAGAAGGCGCTGCACAGCCAGGGCCTGGTCGGCGTGCTGCAAAGCCTGCACGACGAGCTGGACGCCGCGGTGCTCGCCGCCTACGGCTGGAGCGACCTGGGCCCCGTGCCCTGGTCCGACGACGCCGCCCACGCCGCCTGGACCGAGGCGCTGCTGGAGCGGCTGGTGGCGCTGAACGCGCGCCGCGCCGCCGAGGAGGCCGCGGGAACGGTGCGCTGGCTGCGCCCGGACTCCCAGAACCCGCAGCGCTACAGCGCCGCGGCCGGCGTGGACCCCGCACCGACCGAGCAGCCGGCACTGATCGAGCCGGCGCAGGAGGCAGCCGACCCGGACGAAACCACCGCCGCCACCCCAGCCGCCACCCCGGCCGCAAACGCCGCAGCCCCCGCCCGCCAGCCCTGGCCGAGCGACCTCAAGGCCCAGCTGCGCGCCGTGGCCGAACTGCTCGCCGCCAGCCCCGCCGGCCTGAGCGAGGCGCAGATCGCCGAACGCTTCACCGCCCGCGGCGCCTGGAAGAAGCGCCTGGCCGACGTGCTGGCCACGCTGGAAGCGGTGGCGCGGGCGCGCTGCGAGGACGGGCGCTGGCGGGGGGTGTGAGGGCGACCGGAAGAAAACCCAAGCGCTCAGGTTCCTGATAGCATGCCGACGATCCTGCTGATCAACGGGCTGCGGGTCACGATCTACCCCGCCGACCACCGCCCCGCGCACGTCCACGTGATCGGGCGCGGCTGCGAGGCGGTGTTCAAGCTCAACTGCCCCTTCGGCCCGCCGCAACTGCGTGAGAACCAGGGTTTTTCCCGCAAGGAACTGTCCGCCATCGCCACGGCACTGCTCGACGCACTGATGCCGCTGTGCACAGCCTGGAGCCATCTGCATGGAGATTTCTGAAGCTGACTTCGCCGCCGCCAATGCCCGCGCGGCTGAGCGAATGGCCCACGACACCCGCGCCGTGGCGGCACGCTACGACCGCCGCACCGCGCGGCTTGTGATCA
The Sphaerotilus microaerophilus DNA segment above includes these coding regions:
- a CDS encoding DNA methyltransferase codes for the protein MLDPACGSGNFLYVTLEHLKRLEAEVLDALAALGDTQSRLGLEGETVTLQQFLGIELNPRAAALAELVLWIGWLQWQIRSFGNQSVAEPVVHDYRNIECRDAVLAWDAQEPACGADGKLLTRWDGRTKKRHPVTGKEVPDEAAQVPQWRYLNPRAADWPQADFIIGNPPFIGAGPMRESLGDGYVEALRASWPAVPDSADFVMFWWAKAAAEVRAGRAQRLGLITTKAIWQTFNRRVVEAALASDVAHLTFAIPNHPWVDSADGAAVRIAMTVLAPGAAPGKLVTVTAEHETDSGEVQVELAERSGVLHADLHIGANVTAARPLRANLGISSRGVSLHGAGFIVTPAEALALLPGASLANEGLPPPPQFQRHSRIPQRPGPDRPAARCAGDRSVRAHG
- a CDS encoding ribbon-helix-helix domain-containing protein; protein product: MTQTTTMTVRLNATLSDFVAANVSENGAYDNVSEYLRDLIRRDMERSEQANFERLRAELAHAFAAPESAYRPLTAADVLARNARSGPKGA
- a CDS encoding type II toxin-antitoxin system RelE/ParE family toxin, producing the protein MPAIRIQEAASWRLDEIYRYTRDRWGDAQAERYITGLFEAFERIESRGVASRPVPAEFGVEGFFFRYERHFMYWKWLSDGDIGIVTILHERMHQIGRFRQDFFGEELPPLNP
- a CDS encoding DUF4160 domain-containing protein, which translates into the protein MPTILLINGLRVTIYPADHRPAHVHVIGRGCEAVFKLNCPFGPPQLRENQGFSRKELSAIATALLDALMPLCTAWSHLHGDF
- a CDS encoding type IIL restriction-modification enzyme MmeI, which encodes MIDLFGLTAEDVRSRYPAVYQWVAERVKPERDAKAQSKDGAAYARLWWLFGKPRQELRAYLSGLPRYIATVETSKHRHFQFLSMDVLPDNKLVAIALSDALHLGVLSSAVHVDWALATGSRLGVGNDPVYVKTRCLETFPFPDATDDDTGLTPALAERIRTLAEQIDAHRKARQAAHEAVTLTGLYNVLAKLRRGEALTAKEKALHSQGLVGVLQSLHDELDAAVLAAYGWSDLGPVPWSDDAAHAAWTEALLERLVALNARRAAEEAAGTVRWLRPDSQNPQRYSAAAGVDPAPTEQPALIEPAQEAADPDETTAATPAATPAANAAAPARQPWPSDLKAQLRAVAELLAASPAGLSEAQIAERFTARGAWKKRLADVLATLEAVARARCEDGRWRGV